In Elaeis guineensis isolate ETL-2024a chromosome 1, EG11, whole genome shotgun sequence, a genomic segment contains:
- the LOC105036762 gene encoding AP-1 complex subunit sigma-1: MIHFVILISRQGKVRLTKWYSPYSQKERTKVIRELSGMILTRGPKLCNFVEWKGYKVVYRRYASLYFCMCIDADDNELEILEIIHHFVEILDRYFGSVCELDLIFNFHKAYYILDEILIAGELQESSKKTVARLIAAQDSLVETAKEQASSISNMIAQATK, encoded by the exons ATG ATCCATTTTGTAATTTTAATTAGTCGACAAGGAAAGGTTAGATTGACAAAATGGTACTCCCCGTATTCACAGAAAGAAAGAACCAAG GTCATTCGAGAGCTCAGTGGAATGATTCTTACACGAGGTCCAAAACTCTGCAATTTTGTTGAGTGGAAAGGATACAAGGTTGTATATAGAAG ATATGCCAGCCTCTACTTCTGCATGTGCATTGATGCAGATGACAATGAACTGGAAATACTTGAAATTATTCATCATTTCGTTGAGATATTAGATCGATACTTTGGCAGT GTTTGTGAGCTTGACTTGATCTTCAATTTTCACAAG GCATACTATATATTGGATGAGATTCTGATTGCGGGTGAACTTCAGGAGTCAAGCAAGAAGACTGTTGCACGGCTAATTGCTGCACAG GATTCATTGGTGGAAACAGCCAAAGAGCAGGCTAGTTCAATTAGCAACATGATTGCTCAGGCTACCAAGTAG
- the LOC105040046 gene encoding uncharacterized protein isoform X1, whose translation MSNVLFQGNLQVARVYAGNNCTELKGREVMVELIHLLRLLNLCMWFSKNPFPVFLEYAGYSQEDVLLQEPKAGLLKPSFAILRDRNSKCFLLLIRGTHSIKDTLTAATGAVVPFHHSVLHEGIVSSPVLGYAHCGMVAAARWIAKCTTSTLLKAVNEYPDFNIKIIGHSLGGGTAALLTYILREHKEFSSSTCVTFAPAACMTWDLAESGKHFITTIINGSDLVPTFSSASIDNLRSEVTASSWLNDLRDRIKQTRFLNVIYRSVTTLGSHLPWKSRSRARVGGTDTLRQPVSNSSEVSTEPVLDEAEFVSSGSYDGKPAGIDKLEHVDQSSSATLVEEMTEGELWSELEKDLHRNDEAREEEAAAVKEIVEEESMVLKTAAEHKLPSSAEMHQFYPPGRIMHMVMLQALASNSGKDAISDTDVGIYETPRDLYGKIRLSRTMIHDHYMPMYKRMMELLIDKLGKDDNGCETISI comes from the exons ATGTCTAATGTGCTGTTTCAGGGTAATCTACAAGTTGCAAGAGTGTATGCTGGAAATAATTGCACAGAACTGAAAGGCCGTGAAGTTATGGTGGAGTTGATTCATCTCTTAAGGTTGCTAAACCTTTGCATGTGGTTCTCAAAGAATCCATTTCCAGTATTCTTGGAGTATGCTGGGTATTCCCAAGAAGATGTCCTTCTTCAAGAGCCTAAGGCAGGG CTTCTGAAGCCCTCATTCGCAATTTTACGTGATAGAAATTCCAAATGTTTTCTTCTCTTAATCCGAGGAACGCATAGCATTAAGGATACACTGACAGCGGCAACGGGTGCAGTCGTTCCTTTTCACCATTCAGTTTTACATGAAGGCATTGTCAGTAGTCCAGTCTTAGGCTATGCACACTGTGGGATGGTTGCTGCAGCTCGTTGGATTGCAAAATGTACCACCTCCACGCTCCTTAAGGCAGTTAATGAATATCCAGATTTCAATATCAAG ATCATTGGGCATTCACTTGGTGGTGGCACTGCTGCACTTTTAACATATATTCTTCGGGAACATAAAGAATTCTCATCAAGCACATGTGTTACTTTTGCTCCAG CTGCCTGCATGACATGGGACTTGGCGGAGTCGGGTAAACATTTCATTACAACTATTATCAATGGATCTGACCTGGTGCCCACATTTTCATCTGCTTCTATTGACAACCTCCGTTCTGAG GTCACAGCATCATCATGGCTAAATGATCTAAGAGATCGCATTAAACAAACAAGATTTTTAAATGTTATATATCGCTCTGTGACCACTTTAGGATCTCATCTTCCATGGAAATCCCGTTCGAGAGCTAGGGTTGGAGGCACTGATACACTTCGACAACCTGTGTCCAACAGTTCTGAG GTCAGCACAGAACCAGTGCTGGACGAAGCAGAGTTTGTCTCAAGTGGCTCATATGACGGGAAGCCAGCTGGGATAGATAAACTTGAGCACGTTGATCAAAGCTCTAGTGCCACATTAGTAGAAGAAATGACTGAAGGTGAATTGTGGTCTGAGTTGGAAAAGGATCTTCACAGAAATGATGAAGCTCGAGAAGAAGAAGCAGCTGCTGTGAAGGAAATAGTAGAAGAGGAAAGCATGGTGCTAAAAACAGCTGCAGAACATAAACTGCCATCATCAGCAGAGATGCACCAGTTCTATCCTCCTGGTAGAATCATGCATATGGTTATGCTGCAAGCATTGGCTTCTAACTCAGGCAAGGATGCTATTAGTGATACAGATGTTGGTATCTATGAAACTCCAAGAGATTTATATGGTAAGATTCGGCTATCACGAACTATGATACATGATCACTATATGCCTATGTATAAAAGAATGATGGAATTACTGATTGACAAACTTGGAAAAGATGACAATGGTTGTGAAACCATTTCAATATGA
- the LOC105040046 gene encoding uncharacterized protein isoform X2: protein MSNVLFQGNLQVARVYAGNNCTELKGREVMVELIHLLRLLNLCMWFSKNPFPVFLEYAGYSQEDVLLQEPKAGLLKPSFAILRDRNSKCFLLLIRGTHSIKDTLTAATGAVVPFHHSVLHEGIVSSPVLGYAHCGMVAAARWIAKCTTSTLLKAVNEYPDFNIKIIGHSLGGGTAALLTYILREHKEFSSSTCVTFAPAACMTWDLAESGKHFITTIINGSDLVPTFSSASIDNLRSEVTASSWLNDLRDRIKQTRFLNVIYRSVTTLGSHLPWKSRSRARVGGTDTLRQPVSNSSELPYKLQRLNICSPGG, encoded by the exons ATGTCTAATGTGCTGTTTCAGGGTAATCTACAAGTTGCAAGAGTGTATGCTGGAAATAATTGCACAGAACTGAAAGGCCGTGAAGTTATGGTGGAGTTGATTCATCTCTTAAGGTTGCTAAACCTTTGCATGTGGTTCTCAAAGAATCCATTTCCAGTATTCTTGGAGTATGCTGGGTATTCCCAAGAAGATGTCCTTCTTCAAGAGCCTAAGGCAGGG CTTCTGAAGCCCTCATTCGCAATTTTACGTGATAGAAATTCCAAATGTTTTCTTCTCTTAATCCGAGGAACGCATAGCATTAAGGATACACTGACAGCGGCAACGGGTGCAGTCGTTCCTTTTCACCATTCAGTTTTACATGAAGGCATTGTCAGTAGTCCAGTCTTAGGCTATGCACACTGTGGGATGGTTGCTGCAGCTCGTTGGATTGCAAAATGTACCACCTCCACGCTCCTTAAGGCAGTTAATGAATATCCAGATTTCAATATCAAG ATCATTGGGCATTCACTTGGTGGTGGCACTGCTGCACTTTTAACATATATTCTTCGGGAACATAAAGAATTCTCATCAAGCACATGTGTTACTTTTGCTCCAG CTGCCTGCATGACATGGGACTTGGCGGAGTCGGGTAAACATTTCATTACAACTATTATCAATGGATCTGACCTGGTGCCCACATTTTCATCTGCTTCTATTGACAACCTCCGTTCTGAG GTCACAGCATCATCATGGCTAAATGATCTAAGAGATCGCATTAAACAAACAAGATTTTTAAATGTTATATATCGCTCTGTGACCACTTTAGGATCTCATCTTCCATGGAAATCCCGTTCGAGAGCTAGGGTTGGAGGCACTGATACACTTCGACAACCTGTGTCCAACAGTTCTGAG CTTCCGTATAAGCTTCAGAGGCTAAATATATGTTCTCCTGGTGGCTGA
- the LOC105039898 gene encoding GATA transcription factor 15, which translates to MDLLGEKETGSIDLSSGRESSGELKSCADCRTTKTPLWRGGPSGPKSLCNACGIRYRKNRRAALGHKEGERRERKQKREDDGGSGSGSSSSSSRTTTTTKELGGVSVKLRMLGLGSEVLVKRRSTLERKRRRMGEVEQAAVLLMALSSGFLYA; encoded by the exons ATGGATCTGTTAGGAGAAAAG GAAACCGGATCTATAGATCTGAGTAGTGGCAGAGAGAGTTCAGGGGAGCTGAAGAGCTGCGCGGATTGCCGGACTACCAAGACGCCTCTTTGGCGAGGCGGCCCCTCGGGCCCTAAG TCGCTCTGCAACGCCTGTGGGATTCGCTACCGGAAGAACAGGAGGGCAGCGCTGGGGCACAaggaaggggaaagaagagaaaggaagcaGAAGAGAGAGGACGATGGCGGCAGCGGCAgcggcagcagcagcagcagcagcagaacCACCACCACGACCAAAGAGTTGGGTGGGGTCTCGGTGAAGCTTAGGATGTTGGGTTTGGGAAGCGAGGTGTTGGTGAAGAGGAGATCTACGcttgagaggaagaggagaaggatgggagaAGTGGAGCAGGCTGCTGTGCTTTTGATGGCTCTCTCCTCTGGATTCCTCTATGCCTAG